ATTGGTATTAAAGCCTGCTTAGCTCATGGGCATCTAGGAAAGAGAACAAAAGTGGTATTCTACCTAGAAGTATGTGAGTGGTAGATATCCCTTCTGGCCATTCCTGACTAGGCAGGATGGAGAGACAATCCCCCCCAGAGCATCTCATATAGGTTAGATGGCATTTCAGATGCAGTGGCAGTGCTGGCTGTGTCTCTGAAGGCTATAAGGATCTAGATGGGGAGGATCCCCCAGATGATTCTTCATCTTTGATTCTGGATGGGGTGATACTTTCCTGGACTGAACTGGAGCACAATTCTGGGGTCCTCCTGAAGGAGCAGGTGGCTGTTGTGGTAAGGTGGGGGTGTGTGCTTTGCATAGATTTGTCTGGTGCACCAATTGTGTCCTTTCCTGAACTGGGAGGCCTTGCTTATGGTCTTTCATGCCTAGGTCACCTCCTGTTTGGATTACTGCAGTGCGCTCCACATGGTGCTGCCCTTGAATACCAGCCAGAAACTTCACCTGGTCTAGGATGCAGCCCCACACAGAGTAACAAGACCTCCGTGTAGGCCTATGTAACACCTCTGTtgcatgagctgcactggcttccagtttctttctggtgcaattcaaggtgctggtcatcacttTTAAACATTTACAGCACAGGGACAGAGATGCAGGACCATCTTCCTCTAAGGACATTTACCTGTCCTACCAGGTTAGATAGAACGGGCATATTCCTAGTCTCTTCCCATAAAATTGTCATCTGATGAGAGCTAGGAAATGTTccttttccagggcagcccctgcCCTTTGGACCACTCTTCCCCCTGAAGTTTGGCAGGCCTGTACCCTTTTAGCCTTCTGTAAGGCTTTAAAGACCTcgcatttccccccaaaatcagAGATTAGAGAATAGCACATGAACAGAGTGGTGTCATgttattaacaactgcattgttattttaataatttatgttttaattgaTTGAATGTTAACGTTTTGAAAACAGTTTTGTGTGTCTTTTGATTTTTAATTGGGAGCTGCTTgagagatggacagctatataaatgttgtaaataaaataaataaattaaggggATTGAGTTCTTTTAAATATGTTCCCTTTTTCTTTGTTACTGATATATAACGGGGAAGTCCCCCATACCTTCCCAAGTGGACCAAATGTACAGAGTGATGCTCTCTTTTCAAATCCTCACGCCAACAAAATTGCGTCCTGCTCCATATTCATACTTGGTTCACATATGTGCAACTCACTCTGTGGTCTAACTGGAAACATCAGTACTTCATCTGAAACTGGTTATGGGAATGTTTCAACATACTGCCTTCTTGCAATTTGCCACATCCATGGCCTCTGGGAGACATTGGAGGAAGTATTGCGTGGTGCTCTGGAGAAACATTTGAACAGTCCCACAATTTGCTTGAGCTGTTCCTTCCAGAGCTCAAATGATCACGTAACATTGTTCTAGTATACTAATACTACATGTTCTTGCCAAACAATGGTAGGAGACTGCTACTAATTCCATGCTATTGTGACAACATGAGAGCTGCGAGCAACTCTGCGTGCCCTAGTTACCTAGACCTGATCTAGGCTATTGTGATGGAATGTGCCTTCACAGCATCAGAAAGGGTGTATTTTGTTAATTTAGAGCCTTTGCCAAGAAGCCTGAATTAAGAAACTGCTTAGTCCTGAGCTTGACTAAATTCACCTTAGAATCTCTCAGGATATGTCTAGTAGGAGAAAAGGTAATATGGTAGTTTTAGTCCGGCAGGTTTCTGTCcattaggtgtaagcaaataaaggattgaACTCGATTGGATTTCATTGTCTCGTCTGTTAGCTTGGGCCTTACAGTTATGGCAGGCAGAAATGAGAAGGCATAATAAGAGCCATATTTAGCTGGTATCGCCTGGTGAGGACCAGAGATGTGAAGTCATTATGACATTACCCATCAGTGATGTCATATTACAGTATCTTAAATGCAAGGCTGCTTCCTACATAAAACTTAAATAGAGTCACCTTGACTGTTGAGAGAAGGTAAAAGACATGGATGTTCTTTTAGAGTAGGTTGCTTTTTTACATACAGATTGTATGTAAGACAGATCGCCTTTTATGGCCTATAAGCAGGTGATCCAGCTATTTCAGCAAAGGTTCTACAGAGAGGgtaatatatttttgaaaaataatggtCTTCTATGCTTGTGGGATAAAGAGGAAACCTACAATCAGTTCCTCTTTTTGTTAAAGGTTTAAGAGCAATAGAATTTATAAATTCTTTCCAATGGGGAGAGTATGAGTTTCCAGACTGCTTTCTCTTAATCTCACGCAACTATATATAATCTATTGCATTTGTATAGTTTATTCAGGGTGGTAGTCCATACAGACATTCTGCTTGTTGGTTAACACATGGTAATTTATATTTGGacagtaaagaaaataaatagaaagttTCAAAGTAGCAGCTTGTAGAAATTTTCCTGTTTTCTACCTGAATGCCTATCATCTTCAGCTATCAGGCCCACAAATGGAAGCTGTACTCCAATCTTTCTTGAAACTACTGGAGCAGGTTGGGTAAATTGCTGGGATAATAGAATGGCAGTGATGAAAATAATGCTTATTTCGATATACAGTATTTGGCTATTAAATGGATTTCTGTATTAGGTCCTTTTATTGCTGTCTGGACGTATTTCAGGGGACGCTAATTTGGGCTTAACCTAGGCAAAACAAAGCAAGGAATTGCTGAAGTTTCCCTGTAATGTCAGTGAGATGATTAACTCTCTGGGAAGTAAGTATGCATTGCAAGCACATTTCATTGTGTTTGTGCTTTCAGGAGTGcaccaaactctctctctcttgcttgtGAAGTTTCATCACGGTGAGAAAAATGGGTTCGGTTTCAGAGATGCTCACAGCAGTCCCCCTTCACAAGAGGCCTGATCTCCTGGAGGCCTGTGCTGACCTCATCAACGAAGAGTGGAAACGGAGCCGGACTTCCCGTATCCACTCCCTGCAAAAATCCAGTGACAACTTTCCCATGTGCCTGGTACTGATCAGAACTTTGAGGCTAACGGAGGAAACTGCAGAAGGGAAGACGTCCAATACCCAGTGCCAACTTCTGGGACATGCCAGGTTATCCCGTGTGGTTGGCCAATCCAACAGTTTATTTGTGGAGACCGTGGTGGTTGCCAAGTCCCTCCGTGGAAAGGGCTATGGCAGGAAGCTGATGGAAGCTGTTGAGAACTTTGCCAAAGCCCATAGCTACCAGCATCTGTATCTCACCACACATGACAAACAGCATTTTTATGCCCACCTGGGCTATAGGTTGTCCAAGCCTGTCCAGTGGGCTGGATTCATCAGTTCTCTGGTACCTATGGAATTTTTGGAGAACTTCTCTACCCCTCAACGTAAGATGGAGCTTCCTACACAATCTGGGAAGCATAATACAAATGCATCTTACCAAAGCAGATCTGGAGCAAACTTTTCTCCTTCAGCATGTGCTgcacctctttcttcttctcctttttgctCAGTAGCCCCCCCTTCATTGCCTTCTCCTTGTTCTTACCATTCAGGGACAGCTACCATTTCTCCCGGTCTTCCGTTGCCAGGACCCCACCCATCCTCTGTCCAGTCCAGTAATGCTCTGGTTCACTCTTCACCATCAGCCTCCCCATTTGCCTCTGCTGCCCCAGCTCTTccaccctctcctcctcctcctcctccccttccactTCCGGTGCCTCCACCAAGAGCCTTTTTACTAGCCCAGCCAAGCTCCAGAAAACCTGCCTCTTCCAGGGTTTTGGAGAATACATTTGAAGAACAGACGCTTTTAGAAACACCTTATCGGGATCTGAAAGGGCAGCCCATATTCTGGATGAAGAAGGATATCTGATTTTTTCCGTCGTGTGACTGTGCAATAAAGATGAAATAAGTGaataaggaggaaaaaggaaagcctTTCTTGTTTTCAAAGGAAAGCTTAGCTGTGAGACAAAAGATTgccatttaaaatgaataaaacaatgtatttagttttttgttgttcttcttaCTGGGTTCCTTTTCACTGAAAGTTCAAGATGTTAAGACTATATATGTTAGGTACACTTTGAAAGCCAGCACTTGATTCTCATTGAATTTCAGTAATCATTGCCAAAGTTGTGCTGTTGGGGGCTATACCGAGCTGCCCTATAGATTCCCTTGCTTCTCTTGTATTGCATGTCTCAATAAACAGCACCTTCAAAACTTGTAGGATGTCCCTTCTGATTCTGCAGGGAGCATTCAAACAAACAACGTGCATTTGCAAGTCTGTGGTGCTGATGCATAAAGAGACTAGCTTTGCCATCCCCTCTGTTAGAAATTATACAGGATTTAACGATGTTTTATTGAATAAATTTGGGTTGATTTGGTTTATCAAACTTTATAGGTGATGAACCTAGATTTACAGCCACACCAGTCAGCATCTCATAACTCACCAGTTCAAACTGAAGCTATATTTATTTACACGTATTATAGCTGTCCCACTCCGATGAACTCGGAGTATACAAGACCAGAAAAAAAGAATCCATAAGATcaaaacctaaatacatagataTTTATCTAATATTTGACTTCAATGGATGATTCATTGCCTTCTCATGAATTGAATAGAACTGAGAGATGGTGCTGCTTTGGTGGGATAATAGTGGAGCAAGCTTGCTTCTTCATAAGTTTGTCCCATTCTTTACTTGGACCTCACAAATGGCATCTGTAATAAAAGTTATTTCCCATTAGCCATCATTCACTTATAAATTGATTGTGTTTAAAGTTTGTGATTGTGTTTAAAGTTTGGTTTGAGGAAAAAACAACTCTTTAATTATATTGTCTCCCAGGATTTCTAATCCACACAATCTGGAATTATGGGCTTTGGAGATTTTAACCTGATGCCTTCCAAAGAGTTTTGTGTATAGGTTGCTTGATACAAATAAGGTTTATGTCAAATTGCAATAAGCTAGCAAAGTTATCATGAAACATTCatgtaccttttttttaaaaaaaaaatagttctatgAAAGTTGATGTGAACACTTTTTAAATGAAGATGTAACTTTTTATTATTGGATTCTTAATTTCTTTTAGTCTAATTGGTTAATATTCCATCTGAGCTATTGCCTTCATTGCTTGATAACTAACCTCTCTACTGCATGCATGTTGAAAGTAATAGCTTAATATTGGCTCCCTGGTGAATCCACCTGCAAGAGCATTGCATATTTTGCAGCCAAGTGTTGGATATATTCAGACAGTTTATGGATATAAGTAATTTAAATACATGAAGTAATGCAATGTGATAATTCTATTACAGTACTTAGAATTAACACTTCACTTGCAATTCCAAGTTCTTTAAATTGCTTTATGAAAATGAAGAGGGCAAGCCCCGTCAGAATTTGTTCACAAAGCAGCAATGTTGATACAGCTGTAAAGGAACTATTAAAACAGCATGTGCATGCAATTTTTTGAGGGATGTATAGGAAATgttattatttcttcatttaatgTTGTACATTAATGTTTTTTGATACTTAAAGTCCTTGAAATGAAAAATTTCCTTTTCATATTAAAAGCTGCACAGGTGACATTGCACATACAGAATACCAGGTGTCTGCTACTTAATTGGCAGACATCAGTTGCATGCAACACTTTGGTCTAAAGCACTATTTCTCAtctttgccaactttaagacgtgtgggcttcaactcccagaatcccccagccaagctGAGAAAATCTGAGAGCTcaaatccatgcatcttaaaattgccaaggttgagaaacagtggtctAAAgaatattgttttcattttaaacaAGAGGAAGGTCATAGTTCTCAACCCATGAcagcaactgagtccaaaattttgagCCGAAAATTGAAACCGTTGCcacgcttctgaattttgatcatgtgactacgggaatgctgcaatagtcaaAATGGTCAtaccacttttttctgtgccgttgtaactttgaatggtcacaaaatgaactgttgtaagttgaggactacttttactatatttttttccaatataatGCTTGGCGTAGCAAAAGCTGCTTGCTCCCTATTCTATGGAAGAGACTAGAGGTTTTTTCCTCACAGCTCAAAAGTGCCTTCCTCTATGCCTAAGCTAGAAGATCAACTAG
This genomic window from Ahaetulla prasina isolate Xishuangbanna chromosome 2, ASM2864084v1, whole genome shotgun sequence contains:
- the NAA80 gene encoding N-alpha-acetyltransferase 80, whose protein sequence is MGSVSEMLTAVPLHKRPDLLEACADLINEEWKRSRTSRIHSLQKSSDNFPMCLVLIRTLRLTEETAEGKTSNTQCQLLGHARLSRVVGQSNSLFVETVVVAKSLRGKGYGRKLMEAVENFAKAHSYQHLYLTTHDKQHFYAHLGYRLSKPVQWAGFISSLVPMEFLENFSTPQRKMELPTQSGKHNTNASYQSRSGANFSPSACAAPLSSSPFCSVAPPSLPSPCSYHSGTATISPGLPLPGPHPSSVQSSNALVHSSPSASPFASAAPALPPSPPPPPPLPLPVPPPRAFLLAQPSSRKPASSRVLENTFEEQTLLETPYRDLKGQPIFWMKKDI